From the genome of Prevotella herbatica, one region includes:
- a CDS encoding RagB/SusD family nutrient uptake outer membrane protein: MKTYISTIMTVLAAVLLFTSCNDYLNEKPKGKKIPATLADYEAFLRDEYDVHRMDVGQSAYLLNDLYLTNSYASYYPMYAANYNWDTSVDRVYYNNSDEITYYVAYSGINYCNLVIENAPTATEATDAERNEVVAYAKVLRTMHYFLLANYYADTYQSSSAAETLSVPLITSSEVGASYTQVTVKQIYNFMINDLKEAIPYLPDMGTTVLHPGKGAAYAMLARIYLQMMDYTDALEYANKALAINDKLIDWNEFYKANKSVIDSENSAQTSQTPLGFNCVESYNFNYGSSSSGARINNMPQWRAKMFEDGDIYFKCNWKLYTVGSETYYRGITTGTINYNGMRTVEQYLIKAECLARDNQLTEAMNVLNTVRKHTVSTDKYESLTASSVAEAIEYIRREKDNLLIYSIVPFADARRYNAEGIYTHTLSKEKDGKTVTLSPSSYMWTFPFPQGAIENAGNGSITQNVEK, translated from the coding sequence ATGAAGACATATATTTCAACCATAATGACTGTTCTCGCGGCAGTTTTGCTGTTTACTTCGTGCAATGACTATCTTAACGAGAAACCCAAGGGGAAGAAAATTCCGGCTACGCTTGCGGATTATGAGGCTTTTCTGCGTGACGAGTATGATGTTCACCGAATGGATGTAGGTCAGTCGGCTTATTTGCTTAACGATCTCTACCTCACTAATTCCTATGCTAGTTATTATCCTATGTATGCAGCCAACTACAATTGGGATACATCTGTAGACCGTGTTTATTATAACAATAGCGACGAGATTACGTATTATGTAGCTTATTCCGGTATCAACTACTGTAATCTTGTGATAGAGAATGCGCCTACGGCTACAGAGGCTACTGATGCTGAAAGAAATGAAGTAGTGGCATATGCTAAAGTGCTTAGGACGATGCATTATTTTCTATTGGCCAATTATTATGCTGACACTTATCAGAGCAGTAGTGCTGCAGAAACGCTCAGCGTACCTTTGATAACAAGCAGTGAAGTGGGGGCTTCTTACACTCAGGTTACGGTAAAGCAGATTTATAATTTTATGATAAATGATCTCAAAGAAGCTATTCCATATCTTCCTGACATGGGCACCACGGTCTTGCATCCTGGCAAGGGGGCTGCATATGCGATGCTGGCAAGGATATATCTGCAGATGATGGATTATACAGACGCTCTGGAATATGCTAACAAGGCTCTTGCCATAAATGACAAACTGATAGATTGGAATGAATTCTATAAGGCTAACAAGAGTGTTATAGACTCAGAAAATTCAGCTCAAACTTCACAGACTCCTCTTGGATTCAACTGCGTGGAAAGTTATAATTTCAACTATGGCAGCAGTTCTTCTGGTGCCAGAATCAATAATATGCCACAGTGGAGAGCAAAAATGTTTGAAGACGGTGATATTTATTTCAAATGTAACTGGAAACTTTATACTGTCGGTTCTGAGACTTATTACCGTGGCATTACCACCGGAACAATCAATTACAATGGTATGCGCACAGTGGAACAATATCTCATAAAGGCTGAATGCCTGGCACGTGATAATCAACTGACTGAGGCTATGAATGTTCTTAATACAGTAAGAAAGCATACTGTCAGTACTGATAAGTATGAATCGCTTACTGCTTCGTCTGTTGCCGAGGCCATAGAGTATATACGCCGGGAAAAGGATAATCTGTTGATTTACAGCATCGTTCCTTTTGCTGATGCTAGAAGATATAACGCTGAGGGAATCTATACTCATACGTTAAGCAAAGAGAAAGACGGCAAGACCGTGACACTTTCTCCTTCAAGTTATATGTGGACATTCCCGTTCCCTCAGGGAGCTATTGAAAATGCCGGTAATGGCAGTATTACCCAGAATGTTGAAAAGTAA
- a CDS encoding LptF/LptG family permease — MTEFSRLKKHHKLYSFLRWTSKHPVWLHRLVRWLHSHTAWLRKILRWTCHKMRWMKYLNPLRYIKRIDWYIIKKFIGTYIYSIALIISISIVFDINENLAKFSQYHAPLKAIVFDYYMNFIPYFANLFSPLFVFIAVIFFTSKLAGNSEIISMLATGISFRRLMRPYMISCILLSSLSFYLSAYVIPHSNVIRQNFESMYKNKKKNTAADNVMLQVERGTIAYIQHYDNNAKKGYGFSLDKFNNKKLVSHMTAMEIQYDTVSDSKYHWSASNYKIRRFNGYREQIETGARKDTLIQMEPNDLVYSKGQQETFTSPELQNYIAKQIDRGSSNVVQYQVEYHKRIAASFASFILTIIGLSLSAKKRKGGMGMYLGIGMALSFIYIMLQTVSSTFAINANLPPMIAAWIPNIIFAAVAYFCYRQAPN; from the coding sequence ATGACGGAATTCAGTAGACTTAAAAAACATCATAAATTATATAGCTTTCTGCGCTGGACCAGCAAGCACCCAGTATGGCTGCACAGATTGGTTAGATGGCTTCATAGCCATACAGCATGGTTGCGTAAAATTTTAAGATGGACATGCCATAAGATGCGTTGGATGAAGTATCTGAATCCTTTACGCTACATCAAGAGAATTGATTGGTATATTATCAAGAAATTTATTGGTACCTACATCTACTCAATAGCCTTGATTATAAGCATATCGATTGTATTTGATATAAATGAGAACTTGGCGAAATTCAGTCAATATCATGCGCCTTTAAAAGCCATTGTTTTTGATTATTACATGAATTTCATACCATACTTCGCCAATCTGTTCAGCCCATTATTTGTCTTCATTGCGGTAATATTCTTTACGTCAAAACTAGCAGGAAACAGTGAAATTATTTCCATGCTTGCTACAGGTATATCTTTTAGACGTCTTATGCGTCCATATATGATTTCATGTATATTGTTATCTTCGTTGTCTTTTTATTTAAGTGCATACGTTATTCCGCATAGTAATGTCATAAGGCAGAATTTTGAGTCAATGTATAAAAACAAAAAGAAAAACACTGCCGCAGATAATGTTATGCTCCAAGTGGAAAGAGGTACAATTGCGTATATTCAGCACTATGACAACAATGCGAAAAAAGGCTATGGATTCTCTTTAGACAAGTTCAACAACAAAAAACTTGTCAGCCACATGACAGCAATGGAAATCCAATATGATACTGTGAGCGACTCAAAATATCACTGGTCAGCCAGTAATTATAAGATACGCAGATTTAATGGATACCGAGAACAAATAGAGACAGGAGCAAGAAAAGATACTTTAATACAAATGGAACCTAATGACTTGGTGTACTCAAAAGGACAACAAGAAACATTCACAAGTCCTGAACTACAAAATTACATAGCAAAACAAATAGATCGTGGTTCCAGTAATGTAGTACAATATCAGGTAGAATATCACAAACGAATAGCTGCAAGCTTTGCATCATTCATACTGACGATTATTGGTCTTTCACTATCAGCAAAGAAACGTAAAGGCGGTATGGGTATGTATCTTGGAATAGGTATGGCACTCAGCTTTATATATATAATGTTGCAGACGGTATCATCAACATTTGCCATAAATGCTAATCTCCCACCAATGATAGCAGCATGGATACCAAATATAATATTTGCCGCTGTGGCTTATTTCTGCTACAGACAGGCACCAAATTAA
- a CDS encoding DEAD/DEAH box helicase, translating into MYFDELNLNENVLDALYDMHFDECTPVQEKCIPEILKGKDVLGVAQTGTGKTAAYLLPVLSKLDDGGYPDKAINCLIMSPTRELAQQIDQAMQGFGYYLNGVSSVAVYGGNDGNRYDQEIKSLQLGADIIIATPGRLISHISLGNVDLSKVSFFILDEADRMLDMGFSDDIIKIANKLPKTCQTIMFSATMPSKIEGLAKTLLKDPVELKLAVSKPAEKIKQMAYVCYETQKMGVIKDIFKNGDLQRVIIFCGSKIKVKQVAGALQRKHINCGEMHSDLDQATRDDVMFKFKSGQLDVLVATDIVSRGIDIDDIAMVINYDVPHDAEDYVHRIGRTARAARTGTAITFVSEDDIYYFQQIEKFLEKDVEKVPLPVGLGESPEYKSDGKPKNGTSAKNRRRNDRDQSTHKDKKQQNHRQKNSNANNATTTEGEVAPKSNYPKKRYYTAEERREYKARNSNKGEYKKNDQQSTEKGAEPRKKYDETKPQYNKRRGNVEGNYKKRNNPQAANAKPKRNTTVPNTQKPIKKENTIKKLFKKMFSIK; encoded by the coding sequence ATGTATTTCGACGAGTTAAATTTAAATGAAAACGTACTAGACGCTCTATATGATATGCATTTTGACGAATGCACACCTGTTCAGGAAAAATGTATTCCTGAAATATTAAAGGGCAAAGACGTATTAGGGGTAGCACAAACAGGAACAGGAAAAACGGCAGCATATTTATTGCCCGTATTAAGTAAACTGGATGACGGCGGTTATCCCGACAAGGCGATAAATTGCCTTATTATGAGTCCTACACGCGAACTTGCACAACAGATAGACCAAGCGATGCAAGGATTTGGATATTACCTTAACGGGGTAAGCAGTGTTGCCGTTTACGGCGGTAATGACGGAAACCGTTATGATCAAGAGATTAAGAGTTTACAACTTGGAGCAGACATTATTATTGCCACACCAGGACGACTTATTTCTCATATCAGTCTTGGCAATGTCGACTTGAGTAAAGTCTCATTCTTCATTCTTGACGAAGCTGACAGAATGCTTGATATGGGATTTTCTGATGATATCATAAAGATAGCAAATAAACTACCAAAGACTTGCCAAACAATCATGTTTTCGGCAACAATGCCTAGCAAGATTGAGGGACTAGCAAAGACTTTGCTAAAGGATCCAGTAGAACTAAAACTTGCTGTTAGTAAGCCTGCTGAGAAAATAAAGCAGATGGCTTATGTTTGTTATGAAACTCAGAAAATGGGTGTCATAAAAGATATATTCAAGAATGGTGATCTTCAGCGTGTAATCATCTTCTGCGGAAGCAAAATAAAAGTAAAGCAGGTAGCTGGTGCTCTTCAACGCAAGCATATCAATTGTGGTGAAATGCATTCAGACTTGGATCAGGCTACTCGTGATGATGTGATGTTCAAATTCAAGAGTGGACAATTAGATGTACTCGTAGCTACAGATATCGTATCACGTGGAATAGACATTGACGACATTGCAATGGTAATTAATTACGATGTGCCTCACGATGCAGAGGATTATGTTCATAGAATTGGACGTACTGCAAGAGCTGCACGTACTGGTACAGCAATAACTTTTGTATCAGAAGATGATATTTACTATTTCCAGCAGATTGAGAAATTCCTTGAAAAAGATGTAGAGAAAGTTCCTCTACCTGTAGGATTAGGTGAATCACCAGAATACAAGTCTGACGGAAAGCCTAAGAATGGAACTTCAGCAAAGAACCGCAGGAGAAATGACAGAGACCAGTCAACACACAAGGATAAGAAGCAACAGAACCACAGACAGAAAAATAGCAATGCGAACAACGCAACTACAACAGAAGGTGAAGTCGCACCAAAAAGTAATTATCCAAAGAAACGCTATTATACAGCTGAAGAAAGACGTGAATACAAAGCACGCAACAGCAATAAGGGTGAATACAAAAAGAACGATCAGCAGTCTACTGAAAAGGGAGCGGAGCCACGCAAAAAATATGATGAGACAAAACCTCAATACAATAAGCGACGTGGAAATGTAGAAGGCAACTACAAGAAGAGAAACAATCCACAGGCTGCTAACGCTAAACCTAAGCGCAATACGACTGTACCAAACACTCAAAAGCCAATCAAGAAAGAAAACACCATTAAGAAGTTATTTAAGAAGATGTTCAGCATCAAATAA
- a CDS encoding NADP-specific glutamate dehydrogenase, with translation MKATEVVEKLKNRFPNEPEYIQAVSQVLGTIEDEYNKHPEFEKANIIDRLCIPDRLIEFRVSWVDDKGHVQTNMGYRVQHNNCIGPYKGGLRFHKSVNLSILKFLAFEQTFKNSLTTLPMGGAKGGSDFSPRGKSNAEVMRFCQAFMTELYRHIGPNEDVPAGDIGVGGREVGYMFGQYKKLTHQFVGILTGKGQEFGGSLIRPEATGYGNVYFLQNMLKTRNIDIKGKTVLVSGSGNVAQYTIQKLLELGAKPVTLSDSNGYIYDPDGIDEKKLAYVMELKNIERGRIKEYAEKYGVKYVEGAKPWSEKGDIATPCATQNEINEEAAKILIANGVIAVSEGANMPTVPAAIKQFQDAKILYCPGKASNAGGVAVSGLEMSQNSERLKWTREEVDAKLHAIMDDIHENCVKYGTEPDGYINYVKGANVAGFLKVAKAMLAQGII, from the coding sequence ATGAAAGCAACAGAAGTTGTAGAAAAGCTGAAAAACAGATTTCCAAATGAGCCTGAATATATTCAGGCAGTGAGTCAAGTACTGGGAACAATTGAGGATGAATATAACAAGCATCCAGAATTTGAAAAAGCTAATATTATTGATCGTCTTTGCATTCCAGACCGCCTAATAGAATTTCGCGTATCATGGGTAGACGATAAAGGTCATGTTCAGACAAACATGGGCTACCGTGTTCAGCACAACAACTGTATCGGTCCTTACAAAGGAGGTCTACGTTTCCACAAATCAGTGAATCTATCAATATTAAAGTTTCTTGCATTTGAGCAAACATTCAAGAATTCATTGACAACACTCCCAATGGGTGGAGCGAAAGGTGGATCTGACTTCTCGCCACGTGGCAAGAGCAATGCTGAAGTTATGCGTTTCTGCCAAGCATTCATGACTGAGCTGTATCGCCATATAGGTCCTAATGAAGATGTCCCAGCTGGAGACATAGGTGTAGGTGGTCGTGAAGTTGGATACATGTTCGGTCAGTATAAAAAACTCACACACCAATTTGTTGGAATCCTTACTGGTAAAGGTCAGGAATTTGGTGGTTCACTTATCCGCCCAGAAGCTACAGGATATGGCAATGTATACTTTCTTCAGAACATGCTAAAGACTCGTAACATTGACATTAAAGGTAAGACCGTACTTGTTTCTGGTTCTGGAAACGTAGCTCAGTATACTATTCAGAAACTTCTAGAATTGGGTGCAAAACCAGTTACTTTGTCAGATTCAAACGGCTACATATATGATCCTGATGGTATAGACGAGAAAAAACTTGCATACGTCATGGAACTTAAGAATATTGAGCGCGGACGTATTAAGGAATATGCTGAGAAATATGGAGTTAAATATGTAGAGGGAGCAAAACCTTGGTCTGAAAAAGGCGATATAGCTACGCCTTGCGCTACACAAAATGAAATAAACGAAGAGGCTGCAAAAATTCTCATTGCTAACGGCGTTATCGCTGTTAGTGAAGGTGCCAATATGCCAACTGTTCCTGCAGCAATCAAGCAATTCCAAGATGCTAAGATTCTATATTGTCCAGGAAAGGCGTCTAATGCTGGTGGTGTTGCAGTATCAGGTCTTGAGATGAGTCAGAACTCAGAGCGCCTTAAGTGGACACGTGAAGAAGTTGATGCTAAATTACACGCCATTATGGATGACATCCATGAAAACTGTGTAAAATATGGCACAGAACCTGATGGATATATTAATTATGTAAAGGGTGCAAATGTTGCCGGTTTCCTAAAGGTTGCCAAAGCAATGCTTGCTCAAGGAATAATATAA
- a CDS encoding SusC/RagA family TonB-linked outer membrane protein gives MVKKMRLLLWLVIVTLCFATPTLHAEEQQPKNVVTLSLRGESMASALKIVQKQSGWKILYVVDDVKGYTVDANISNATVEEAVAKILSGKPFTYSVKGKFISIAYKATKKQDKKETVANRLRQISGVITDESGETLIGASVNVPGSPYGTITGTDGRYELLIPENCSDVQVSYVGMRTSRVKVGRNENVNFVMTADHTTIDEVVVTGYQTLSKERSTGSFSKVTAEDLQSKRMNTISSLLEGEVAGYNDGLIRGVTTMNATKTPLYVIDGFPVENTKMGVYGSLEEGLPDVNVDDIESITVLKDAAAASIYGARAANGVIVITTKHKTSKSNKTDVSFSTTLTWHPYKMYTGNMADSKLVVDLEKEWASQNPNLSGNNAASYAQNLLDYKVYPSAGITSILNYYAGNTSQTDMEQTLNSLSSKGYNYNDQMAKYAKRDPLYQQYNLGIVSNTGKNMFKTDVTYRHDANEDKYSGSQWLGLNLANTTKFTKWLSLDMGAYMKFSQDNAQGYDVMSPGYSVLPYDDLVNSDGSNYTKTQNSYLSTETVNLINKYGLYNLDITPLDELNRNTAVTKGFNVRAYARLNIELTSWLKYSASFQYERSSYKYEQIADKQSIAARNKVDNFAYNKNGSAVYAIPYGNIFNRRDQYVRTLNFRQQLDFNKTFGNVHNVVAILGTETRDTKIDMHRSQMFNYDTDMLSSGTVDETSLVSGFTGILGNYSYLQATDLNASYENTNRFVSVYGNASYTYDDRYTVTGSLRWDRSNLWGTSSKFQNKPTWSLGAGWIISKEKWFDAPWVNYLKLRVSDGIGGNVSKDSAPYLVASYYTNNNVGGKYGYVSSRPNPKLSWEKTNTFNLGVDFAMLGNRLNGTLEYYNKKGTDLLASTMGVPTEGYGYSTYTINNGEMNNRGFEVSLKGLILHSQDWRISANTTFGYNKNKVTYVNVKAPVYYLALDHASAYPTIGYEYNAIFGYKWAGLSSNGLPQVYDEKGEITSHQPTNLESLQYQGTTVPKYNGSLGAEISYKNFDFNILFTYAGGHIMRNVNPAFLTCSYSRLGYITNIASASSALAGRWQKAGDEAYTNVPRAIFAESGYSASELYNVYYYSSQNILDADYLKLSNISLSYHIPVSVCRRLSMQNARVQVNVENPCMWTHTDQAKYQLGGYNATNYMVGLFLNF, from the coding sequence ATGGTAAAAAAGATGAGACTTTTGTTGTGGCTTGTTATAGTCACATTATGTTTTGCCACACCGACTTTACATGCAGAAGAGCAACAGCCTAAGAATGTTGTAACGCTTTCATTACGCGGTGAATCTATGGCAAGTGCACTGAAGATAGTGCAGAAACAATCAGGATGGAAAATACTATATGTTGTAGACGACGTGAAGGGCTATACTGTTGATGCCAACATTAGTAACGCAACAGTAGAGGAAGCTGTTGCCAAGATTCTGAGTGGCAAGCCTTTTACTTATTCTGTTAAGGGTAAATTTATTAGTATCGCGTATAAGGCGACAAAAAAACAGGATAAAAAAGAAACGGTCGCAAATAGGCTCAGACAAATATCCGGTGTAATAACGGATGAAAGCGGTGAAACGCTTATCGGAGCTTCAGTTAATGTTCCTGGCTCACCTTATGGTACTATTACGGGAACAGATGGAAGGTATGAACTCCTGATACCGGAAAACTGTAGTGACGTACAGGTTAGTTATGTCGGAATGCGTACGTCCAGGGTAAAGGTGGGGCGCAATGAAAATGTTAATTTTGTTATGACCGCAGACCATACAACTATTGATGAAGTTGTGGTAACCGGTTACCAGACTCTTTCAAAAGAGCGTTCTACCGGTTCTTTTTCTAAGGTTACGGCTGAGGATCTTCAGAGTAAACGAATGAACACTATATCCAGTTTACTTGAAGGAGAAGTGGCTGGATATAACGATGGACTTATACGTGGCGTGACAACTATGAATGCCACGAAAACACCGCTGTATGTCATTGATGGTTTTCCCGTAGAGAATACCAAGATGGGGGTGTATGGCTCTTTGGAAGAAGGTCTGCCTGACGTCAATGTTGATGATATAGAGAGTATAACTGTTCTAAAGGATGCTGCTGCCGCAAGTATATATGGAGCGCGTGCCGCCAATGGTGTCATCGTTATTACAACAAAGCATAAAACCAGTAAATCAAATAAGACAGATGTTTCTTTCAGTACCACACTGACTTGGCATCCTTATAAAATGTATACTGGCAATATGGCTGATTCTAAACTTGTTGTGGACTTGGAGAAGGAATGGGCATCACAAAATCCTAATCTTTCAGGTAACAATGCCGCAAGTTATGCACAGAATCTTCTTGATTATAAGGTTTATCCAAGTGCCGGTATTACCAGTATCCTTAATTATTATGCTGGCAATACATCCCAAACCGATATGGAACAGACGCTGAATAGTCTTTCTTCAAAAGGTTATAACTATAATGATCAGATGGCAAAATATGCTAAGCGTGATCCTTTGTATCAGCAGTATAACCTAGGAATAGTCAGCAATACAGGTAAGAATATGTTCAAGACGGATGTCACCTATCGTCACGATGCCAATGAGGATAAGTATAGTGGTAGTCAGTGGCTTGGTCTGAATCTTGCCAATACCACTAAGTTTACAAAGTGGCTTTCTCTTGATATGGGGGCTTATATGAAATTTTCTCAGGATAATGCGCAGGGATATGATGTCATGAGTCCAGGTTATAGTGTATTGCCTTATGATGATTTGGTAAATTCAGACGGCAGTAATTATACAAAGACGCAGAATAGTTACCTGAGCACAGAGACAGTCAATTTGATAAACAAGTATGGACTGTATAATCTTGACATTACTCCTCTGGATGAACTTAATCGCAATACGGCTGTTACAAAGGGTTTCAACGTCAGAGCTTATGCAAGATTGAATATCGAATTAACCTCGTGGCTGAAATACTCAGCTTCATTCCAATATGAGCGTTCGTCGTATAAATATGAGCAGATAGCGGACAAGCAGAGTATAGCCGCCAGAAACAAGGTTGACAATTTTGCTTATAACAAAAATGGCTCTGCTGTTTATGCCATTCCTTATGGAAATATTTTTAACCGCAGAGACCAGTATGTGAGGACGCTTAACTTCCGCCAGCAGCTGGACTTCAATAAGACTTTTGGAAATGTGCATAATGTCGTTGCCATATTGGGTACAGAGACACGTGACACCAAGATTGATATGCATCGCAGCCAAATGTTCAACTATGACACGGATATGTTAAGTTCTGGAACAGTGGATGAAACTTCGTTGGTTTCCGGATTTACTGGAATACTTGGGAACTACAGTTATCTGCAGGCTACAGATTTGAATGCCTCTTATGAGAATACCAACCGTTTTGTATCTGTATATGGTAATGCTTCGTATACTTATGATGACCGCTATACGGTAACTGGAAGTCTACGATGGGACCGTTCTAATCTCTGGGGCACCAGTAGTAAGTTTCAGAACAAACCCACATGGAGCCTCGGTGCTGGTTGGATTATCAGCAAGGAAAAATGGTTTGACGCTCCTTGGGTGAATTATCTGAAGCTGCGTGTGAGTGATGGTATCGGTGGTAATGTGTCTAAAGACTCAGCTCCATATTTGGTGGCATCTTACTATACTAATAATAATGTGGGTGGGAAATATGGATATGTGTCTTCACGGCCGAATCCAAAACTTTCTTGGGAAAAGACCAACACCTTTAATTTGGGTGTGGACTTTGCGATGCTAGGCAACAGACTCAATGGTACTTTGGAATATTACAACAAGAAAGGTACAGACTTGCTCGCCAGCACTATGGGCGTGCCTACGGAAGGATACGGCTACAGCACATATACTATAAACAACGGAGAAATGAATAACCGTGGCTTTGAGGTCTCTCTTAAAGGTTTAATCTTGCATAGTCAGGACTGGCGCATTTCCGCCAATACCACTTTTGGATATAACAAAAACAAGGTTACCTACGTGAATGTCAAGGCTCCAGTGTATTATCTTGCCCTTGACCATGCGTCAGCTTATCCTACTATAGGATATGAATATAATGCTATATTCGGATATAAATGGGCTGGACTGAGTTCTAATGGACTTCCACAAGTGTATGATGAAAAAGGAGAAATAACAAGCCATCAGCCTACTAATCTGGAATCTCTTCAATATCAGGGAACTACAGTTCCTAAATATAATGGTTCTTTAGGTGCTGAGATTTCATATAAGAACTTTGATTTCAACATTCTGTTTACTTATGCCGGCGGACATATAATGCGTAATGTCAATCCTGCATTCCTTACTTGTTCTTATTCGCGTCTGGGATATATAACCAATATAGCCAGTGCTTCTTCAGCGCTTGCTGGCCGCTGGCAGAAAGCCGGTGACGAGGCTTACACGAATGTTCCAAGGGCTATATTTGCTGAAAGCGGTTATTCTGCTTCAGAACTTTACAACGTGTACTACTATTCTTCACAAAATATATTGGATGCTGACTATCTAAAGCTTAGTAATATTTCTCTTTCTTATCACATACCAGTTTCTGTATGCAGAAGGTTGTCTATGCAGAATGCCCGTGTGCAGGTGAATGTGGAAAATCCTTGTATGTGGACGCATACCGATCAGGCTAAATACCAGTTGGGCGGTTATAATGCCACAAACTATATGGTAGGTTTATTCCTGAATTTCTAA
- a CDS encoding TlpA family protein disulfide reductase, with protein MKKLSALLIAFSACVAVNAQSVVSLKISGLPDGTEIEAVYAYTHQSKEPAVAEAKVMNGQCVVTVPMDEPRYVGFKVKGYDGYVAQLMTDKGETPKVTAAAGKNVTDRGTYYYGSDVKVVNSPLEAEYISKIDAKRKYLDILYEAFHNGYTDMKSVGYVTAEKKFFTEVEKTYKAIAADNKDSWWGPFSMLALYSYFTEENAADWAQFSTEAQQSYYGQLLKKKISPEGLIGKDYPKFSFTDAKGKVNEAAKTVKGKKIFLVDFWASWCVPCRKEIPNLKSIYAANSKKGLEIISVSIDKSEAAWKKALEKENLPWPNGINKSGVDDLYHVQAIPAIFIVDAVTGKVIGENLRGEELAAKVADLLK; from the coding sequence ATGAAAAAATTATCAGCTTTGCTAATTGCCTTTTCTGCCTGTGTGGCAGTGAACGCACAGTCTGTTGTTTCCCTGAAAATCAGTGGACTACCTGATGGCACAGAGATTGAAGCCGTGTATGCCTACACGCATCAGAGTAAAGAACCGGCTGTTGCTGAAGCCAAAGTGATGAACGGTCAGTGTGTTGTCACGGTTCCGATGGATGAACCTCGCTATGTGGGATTCAAGGTCAAGGGTTACGATGGTTATGTTGCTCAGTTAATGACCGACAAGGGAGAAACACCTAAGGTTACTGCTGCTGCTGGGAAAAATGTTACAGACAGGGGAACTTATTATTATGGTTCTGATGTCAAAGTTGTCAACAGTCCGCTTGAGGCCGAGTATATAAGTAAGATAGATGCCAAGCGCAAATATCTGGATATTCTGTATGAAGCTTTTCATAATGGATATACAGATATGAAGAGTGTGGGTTATGTCACTGCTGAGAAAAAATTCTTCACAGAAGTGGAAAAGACCTATAAAGCTATTGCTGCCGACAACAAAGACTCGTGGTGGGGACCATTCTCTATGTTGGCTCTGTATTCTTATTTCACAGAGGAAAATGCGGCAGACTGGGCACAGTTTTCTACAGAAGCCCAGCAGAGTTATTATGGTCAGTTGTTGAAGAAAAAGATTTCTCCAGAAGGGCTGATAGGCAAGGATTATCCGAAGTTCAGTTTCACTGATGCCAAAGGTAAAGTTAATGAAGCTGCCAAGACAGTGAAAGGAAAAAAGATATTTCTGGTTGATTTCTGGGCAAGCTGGTGTGTGCCATGTCGTAAGGAAATTCCTAATCTGAAGAGTATCTATGCTGCCAACAGCAAGAAAGGACTGGAGATAATAAGTGTTTCGATAGACAAGAGTGAAGCAGCCTGGAAGAAAGCTCTTGAGAAGGAAAATTTGCCATGGCCTAATGGTATTAACAAGAGTGGTGTAGATGATTTGTATCATGTTCAGGCTATTCCTGCAATATTTATTGTGGATGCAGTAACAGGCAAAGTAATTGGTGAGAACTTGCGTGGTGAAGAACTTGCTGCCAAGGTTGCTGATTTGTTGAAGTAA